TGCCTGGTAAAAGGTACGGACACACTAAGAGCCATGTCTCTGCACACAAGACAGAGATCACCCCTACACCTACCTCCAGTCGTACTGAGAGCCCTAAAGGTAGGCCAGATGTGGACAGACAATGCCCTATTCACAAAAAGCCTCATCCTCTGAAGCGTTGCCGAGGCTTCCGAAGTAAGACCCTTGAAGAGCGGAAAGCATTCCTCAAAGAAAATGGAACCTGTTTCAGATGCTGCTCATCTAATAATCACTTTGCGAAGGACTGCAAGGTAGCTGTCCAGTGCAAAGAATGTAACAGCGATAGACATGTCACAGCCCTCCACCCTGGTCCAGCCCCTTGGACCTTAAAAGGCCCAGACTCAGAGCATGGCGGGGAGGAAGAAGGAGAGAAACCCCCATCCGATGTCAACTCCAAATGCACAGAAGTCTGTGGAGAAGGCCTAAGCCCTAAGTCATGCTCTAAAATCTGCCTGATAAAGGTGTTCCCAAAAGGTAATTCAGAGAGGTCAGCAAGAGTATATGCAATCCTCGACGACCAGAGCAATAAGTCACTTGCCAGGTCTGAGTTCTTTGACCTATTCAACCTCGAAGGGACAGACTCTCCCTACACTCTTCGCACATGTTCAGGAGTCACAGAGACGTCTGGGAGAAGAGCCACTGGTTTCCTTGCTGAGTCTTTAGATGGAGGGACGAGTGTGCTACTTCCCACGCTCATTGAGTGCAATCATATGCCGGATGATAGGTCAGAGATACCCACTCCAGAGGCTGCGAAACACCACTCCCATATGAAGTCTATTGCTCACCTTATCCCGGCACTAGACCCGAATGCCCAGATTCTCCTCTTACTGGGGCGTGACATCCTGCAGGTCCATAAGGTCAGAGAACAGCGCAATGGCCCACACAATGCCCCATATGCTCAAAGACTCGACCTTGGATGGGTCGTGGTCGGCGACGTCTGTTTGGGTACAGCGCACAAGCTAGGAACGGTCAAAACATATCGGACAAATGTTCTCGACAATGGTCGCCCATCACACTTCAGTCCATGCCCAAACCATCTCTACTTGAAGGAGAAGTTCGCCGCAAAGAATAGCTATCAAACTCTTCCTTCGTACAGCCTTGCCTTGGACTCCAAAGACAGCACACTGGGAACCACAATCTTTGAGAGAACGAAGGACGACGAAAAGATGGCACCTTCAATCGAAGACAGGCTATTCCTAGAGTTGATGGACAAGGAGATGTTCATGGATGACAGTAACAGCTGGGTGGCACCTCTTCCGTTTAGATCACCTAGGCCTCACCTGCCTAACAACAGAGAGCAAGCTCTCAGCCGTCTTGCATCTCTCTGTCGCACGCTGGAGAAAAAGCCTGAAATGAAGGACCACTTTGTGGCTTTCATGCAGAAGATCTTTGACCGTGACCACGCTGAGCAAGCTCCACCACTGAAAGAGGGTGAAGAATGCTGGTACCTGCCGACATTTGGGGTGTACCATCCACGTAAGCCAGGTCAGATTAGAGTCGTGTTTGACTCCAGCGCTCAGCATCTTGGCGTTTCATTAAACGACGTGCTGTTGACCGGCCCAAACCTGAACAACAGCCTACTAGGGGTCCTGTTACGCTTCAGATGTGAACGAGTTGCCATTACTGCAGATATCGAGCAGATGTTTCACAGCTTTCTTGTCAGGGAAGATCACAGGAACTTCCTCAGATTCCTATGGTACAGAGACAACGACTCCAGCAAAGACATTATCGAGTACAGGATGAAGGTGCATGTATTCGGTAATAGCCCCTCACCTGCCGTCGCAGTCTATGGTCTCAGGTGTGCTGCAAGTCATGAAGAAGTTGAGTATGGCGCGGATGTCAGGCACTTCGTAGAGAGGGACTTCTATGTTGACGACGGGCTCAAGTCTTTGCCCACTGCTGCTGAGGCTATTGACCTGCTCAAGAGGACACAGAAAGCACTTGCCATCTCCAACCTGAGACTCCATAAGGTAGCATCAAATAGTGCCATGGTCATGGAAGCCTTTCCCTCAGACGATCATGCGAAGGATCTAAAGGATTTAGATCTTGATGTTGACTCACCCCCCGTACAGCGCAGTCTTGGATTGAGCTGGAACCTCAAACGGGATGCATTTACATTCTGCGTAACAACAAGTGAAAAGCCATTCACACGTAGAGGTGTCTTAGCGACCATCAACAGCCTGTTCGACCCTCTTGGCTTTGTGGCACCCATTACCATTCAAGGTAAACTCTTACTACGAGAACTCACTAATGTGGCCCTTGACTGGGACACTCCTCTCCCGCAGGAAAAGGAGGCTGAATGGAATGCATGGAGGGACTCCTTGCAAGACCTTCAACAGTTTGAAACACCTCGTGCTTACACTGCAACCTTCCTCTCGAAAGCTCAAAGGAAAGAAATTCACATCTTCTCAGATGCTTCAGTAAAGGCCATAGCTGCTGTAGCATATCTGAGGGTAATGGATCACGAAGGAGTATGGCATGTTGGTTTCATCCTAGGAAGGGCAAAGTTGGCTCCGCAGTCCGTCCACACAATCCCAAGATTGGAGCTAGGTGCTGCCGTTCTGGCAGTTGAGGTCGCAGAGCTGATCGTATGCGAGATGGACATCGAGCTAGGTGCTGTGGAGTTCTATACAGATAGCAAAGTGGTGTTGGGGTACATCTGTAACCAAACCAGAAGGTTCTATGTGTACGTCAGCAATAGAGTACAACGGATCAGAAGGTTCTCACGTCCTGAACAGTGGCACTATGTTCATACAGCCCAGAATCCAGCGGATATTGCTACACGGTCTGTGCCCGCTGCTCACTTGTCCCAAACTACATGGCTTACAGGACCTGCTTTCCTGTTGCATACTGGGGAGACTCGTACCACAGAAGAGATGTCGTACGAACTCATCGATCCTGAGTCGGACGTAGAGGTACGTTCACATGTCACTACATGTCAGAATATTGGTCTCGGAGCCTATCGCTTTGGACGGTTTTCCTCTTGGAAATCCCTCACACGCGCCGTGGCTTCCCTCGTCCATATCAGCCATTGTTACAAGACTACTGACCACGAGCAGAAAGAGAACTGCAATGGCTGGCATCACTGCACCAAGCCTCATACAAGTGATGAGCTTGCCAAAGCCAAAGCTGTCATTATTGGATGCACCCAAAGAGAGGCCTATAAGGTGGAATTTACCTGCTTGGAAAAGGGAAAGGAAATTCCAAAAAACAGTCCATTGAGAAAGCTCAACCCCATCATTGATGAAGAGGGCCTCCTGAGGATTGGAGGACGGCTAAAACATTCTGCCCTAAACACAGCAGAGAAACACCCCCTCATCATACCTGGCCGCAGTCATGTTGCTACTCTACTCACAAACTACTACCATGAAAGAGTCAAGCATCAGGGCCGCGTTTTCACAGAGGGAGCTATCCGAACAGGAGGGATCTGGATTGTCGGAGCAAAGAGGTGCATCAACAGTAACCTCCGCAAGTGTGTCACTTGCAAAAAACTAAGTGGAAGGACAGCAGAGCAGAAGATGGCAGACCTCCCCTCAGACCGCCTTAGCGCAGAACCACCCTTTACATACGTCGGACTGGATGTGTTCGGCCCCTGGACCATCGCTTCTCGCCGCACACGAGGAGGTCAAGCCAACAGTAAAAGGTGGGCAGTGCTCTTTACCTGCATGAGCGTTCGAGCTGTGCATATTGAATTGATTGAGTCCATGGACACGTCTAGTTTTATCAACGCATTGCGACGATTCTTCGCTCTTCGTGGGCCCGCAAAGCAGATCAGGTCAGACTGTGGCACAAATTTCATAGGGGCTTGCAAAGAACTGAAGATTCTTCTGGCTGACACCAACAAACCCAGTGTGAGAAAGTACTTAGGTGAGGAGGGCTGCACCTGGATCTTTAACCCACCGCATTCATCCCACATGGGCGGAGCTTGGGAACGTATGATTGGGATCTCAAGACGCATACTGGACTCCATGCTCCAACAAATTGGTCCCTCTCGCCTCACTCATGAGGTGCTGTCCACCCTCATGGCAGAAGTTACAACAATAATGAATGCCAGACCCTTGACGCCCATTTCCACGGATCCAGACTCACCTTTCCTGCTGACCCCTGCTATGGTTCTCACTCAAAAGGTCTGCACTCCTTTACCACCTCCGGGAGCCTTTGACAACACAGATCTCTACCGTCAGCAGTGGAAGAAAGTTCAGCATCTCGCTAACACCTTTTGGGAGAGGTG
This sequence is a window from Acipenser ruthenus chromosome 6, fAciRut3.2 maternal haplotype, whole genome shotgun sequence. Protein-coding genes within it:
- the LOC131737334 gene encoding uncharacterized protein LOC131737334, with the translated sequence MTDNGGKKEMQEAPQLKDTADLQQSLETRSVVSVSSKASSKSVISSSSRGSSKLSASMTAAKARARVEAARARSAFVKRETEVMVEKAQLKVQEAHMEAALAILQHEKEVAAATAEAEVLEIAAAELEQGEDGRKVDIGFTPHDSKKLTSDYVEHHSKLHSSQLSLHSLEPFTPPLQLHDDCSDQVQTDALHHITRAGDRPRQNPKPNKLPLRDVSGDNMHLPAAHFDPALQPRTPFPSKAIPQVPTHNTTGMNDIAMYLVRRELVNSGLVKFDDCPENYWAWKSSFTNAMEGLHLTASEELDLLTKWLGPQSSEHVKRIRAVHVSQPAAGLKMAWERLEECYGSPEVIEKALFEKLEKFPKISNKDPLKLRELGDLLRELECAKSEGYLPGLTYLDTARGVNPIVEKLPYGLQEKWMARGSQYKRQFHVPFPPFSFFTSFVCREAHTRNDPSFNLCSASASPLRSELPGKRYGHTKSHVSAHKTEITPTPTSSRTESPKGRPDVDRQCPIHKKPHPLKRCRGFRSKTLEERKAFLKENGTCFRCCSSNNHFAKDCKVAVQCKECNSDRHVTALHPGPAPWTLKGPDSEHGGEEEGEKPPSDVNSKCTEVCGEGLSPKSCSKICLIKVFPKGNSERSARVYAILDDQSNKSLARSEFFDLFNLEGTDSPYTLRTCSGVTETSGRRATGFLAESLDGGTSVLLPTLIECNHMPDDRSEIPTPEAAKHHSHMKSIAHLIPALDPNAQILLLLGRDILQVHKVREQRNGPHNAPYAQRLDLGWVVVGDVCLGTAHKLGTVKTYRTNVLDNGRPSHFSPCPNHLYLKEKFAAKNSYQTLPSYSLALDSKDSTLGTTIFERTKDDEKMAPSIEDRLFLELMDKEMFMDDSNSWVAPLPFRSPRPHLPNNREQALSRLASLCRTLEKKPEMKDHFVAFMQKIFDRDHAEQAPPLKEGEECWYLPTFGVYHPRKPGQIRVVFDSSAQHLGVSLNDVLLTGPNLNNSLLGVLLRFRCERVAITADIEQMFHSFLVREDHRNFLRFLWYRDNDSSKDIIEYRMKVHVFGNSPSPAVAVYGLRCAASHEEVEYGADVRHFVERDFYVDDGLKSLPTAAEAIDLLKRTQKALAISNLRLHKVASNSAMVMEAFPSDDHAKDLKDLDLDVDSPPVQRSLGLSWNLKRDAFTFCVTTSEKPFTRRGVLATINSLFDPLGFVAPITIQGKLLLRELTNVALDWDTPLPQEKEAEWNAWRDSLQDLQQFETPRAYTATFLSKAQRKEIHIFSDASVKAIAAVAYLRVMDHEGVWHVGFILGRAKLAPQSVHTIPRLELGAAVLAVEVAELIVCEMDIELGAVEFYTDSKVVLGYICNQTRRFYVYVSNRVQRIRRFSRPEQWHYVHTAQNPADIATRSVPAAHLSQTTWLTGPAFLLHTGETRTTEEMSYELIDPESDVEVRSHVTTCQNIGLGAYRFGRFSSWKSLTRAVASLVHISHCYKTTDHEQKENCNGWHHCTKPHTSDELAKAKAVIIGCTQREAYKVEFTCLEKGKEIPKNSPLRKLNPIIDEEGLLRIGGRLKHSALNTAEKHPLIIPGRSHVATLLTNYYHERVKHQGRVFTEGAIRTGGIWIVGAKRCINSNLRKCVTCKKLSGRTAEQKMADLPSDRLSAEPPFTYVGLDVFGPWTIASRRTRGGQANSKRWAVLFTCMSVRAVHIELIESMDTSSFINALRRFFALRGPAKQIRSDCGTNFIGACKELKILLADTNKPSVRKYLGEEGCTWIFNPPHSSHMGGAWERMIGISRRILDSMLQQIGPSRLTHEVLSTLMAEVTTIMNARPLTPISTDPDSPFLLTPAMVLTQKVCTPLPPPGAFDNTDLYRQQWKKVQHLANTFWERWRREYLATLQSRSKWQEDRPNIKVGDLVLLKDSQVKRNEWPLALVTEAFLDSDGKVRKVELKVTKHGTPRTFFRPVSEVVLLMSP